From a region of the Terriglobia bacterium genome:
- a CDS encoding ketoacyl-ACP synthase III: MPSPIRAKISALGTYVPPRLLTNADLEKMVETSDQWIVDRTGIRQRHIVENGQATSDLAVEAARACLKERGIEPNEVEHIIVGTVTPDMFFPSTACLVQHKLGCPGAWGFDISAACSAFVYALQCGAQYVASGSHKKVLVIGADVMSSIIDYTDRATCVIFGDGAGAVLVEPADGDGLGIIDYLHEVDGSGGCSLYMPGGGSLHPSSHETVDKKMHFVHQDGQAVFKYAVRKMADMCERLLERNGYSGKDIDCFIPHQANLRIIRATGDRLGLRPESVITNIEEFGNTTAGTIPLAMQTARDRGKLKKGDLVLLAAVGAGFTAGATLLRWAY, encoded by the coding sequence TTGCCTAGTCCGATCAGGGCCAAGATCTCGGCACTCGGGACCTACGTACCTCCGCGCCTGCTGACCAACGCCGACCTGGAGAAGATGGTCGAGACCTCCGATCAGTGGATCGTAGACCGCACCGGCATCCGGCAGCGGCATATCGTCGAGAATGGCCAGGCAACGTCCGATCTGGCGGTCGAGGCGGCGCGGGCCTGCCTCAAAGAGCGCGGCATCGAGCCGAACGAAGTGGAGCATATCATCGTCGGCACGGTCACCCCCGACATGTTCTTCCCCTCCACGGCCTGCCTGGTGCAGCACAAGCTGGGCTGTCCCGGCGCCTGGGGCTTCGACATCTCCGCCGCCTGCTCCGCGTTCGTGTATGCGCTGCAGTGCGGGGCACAGTACGTGGCCTCCGGCTCGCACAAGAAGGTGCTGGTGATTGGCGCCGATGTGATGTCTTCCATCATCGACTACACCGATCGTGCCACATGCGTTATCTTCGGCGACGGTGCGGGCGCGGTGCTGGTCGAGCCCGCGGACGGCGATGGCCTGGGCATCATCGATTACCTTCACGAAGTGGATGGCTCGGGCGGCTGCTCGCTCTACATGCCCGGTGGCGGCAGTCTTCATCCCTCCAGCCACGAGACCGTGGACAAGAAGATGCATTTCGTCCACCAGGACGGACAGGCGGTGTTCAAGTACGCCGTGCGCAAGATGGCCGACATGTGCGAGCGGCTGCTGGAGCGCAACGGCTATTCCGGCAAGGACATCGACTGCTTCATCCCTCACCAGGCCAACCTGCGCATCATCCGGGCCACCGGCGACCGGCTGGGACTGAGGCCGGAGAGCGTCATCACCAACATCGAAGAGTTCGGCAACACCACCGCCGGCACCATCCCACTGGCCATGCAGACCGCGCGCGATCGCGGGAAATTGAAAAAGGGAGACCTGGTGTTGCTGGCCGCCGTTGGGGCGGGCTTCACCGCGGGCGCAACCTTGCTGCGCTGGGCGTACTGA
- a CDS encoding beta-lactamase family protein: MRTNQKLRSAHVLVPFLLLSFALSVFAQSQPSLPDDLQKKIDEIATQTLAATGAPSASIAIVKDGQIYYAKAYGNANLDPAVPARPEMRYSIGSISKQFTATAILMLAEQGKLSLDDPVSKFVPKLTRGREVTIRELLSMTSGYQDFWPQDYVMPMMMKPVTAQEILDHWARIPLDFDPGTKWQYSNTNYVIAGLIVEKAGGMPLMEFLKQRIFIPLHMESTVSMHIAKETPADPVGYLRYALGPPRPAPKEGKGWMFAAGELAMTAADLARWDISLMDQKLLKPASYRVMETEVRLKNGVGTRYALGVRVGMEQDHRMLSHGGEVSGFVAQNVVYPDDRAAVVVLTNLDASAAAGQIANKIGPVLFPTQDKNMEERLQLVRRVFDGLQHGQIDRALFTDNCNSYFTDQALKDFADSLGPLGAPEDFKQTSHSLRGGMGFRAYTVKFKGGKTVRITLRDMPDGKIEQYQLMAATE, encoded by the coding sequence ATGCGCACCAACCAAAAGCTTCGATCCGCGCACGTGCTCGTTCCATTTCTCCTGCTGTCGTTTGCCTTGTCGGTGTTCGCGCAATCGCAGCCCAGCCTGCCGGACGACCTGCAGAAAAAGATCGATGAGATCGCCACCCAGACTCTTGCCGCTACGGGTGCGCCCAGCGCTTCGATAGCGATCGTCAAGGATGGCCAGATCTACTATGCCAAGGCATACGGCAACGCGAACCTGGATCCTGCCGTGCCGGCGCGTCCCGAGATGCGCTACAGCATCGGTTCGATCAGCAAGCAGTTCACCGCGACCGCCATCCTCATGCTGGCCGAGCAGGGGAAGCTCTCGCTCGACGATCCGGTCTCGAAGTTCGTGCCCAAGCTTACGCGCGGCAGGGAAGTGACCATCCGCGAGCTGCTCTCGATGACCTCGGGCTATCAGGACTTCTGGCCTCAGGACTACGTCATGCCGATGATGATGAAGCCGGTCACGGCGCAAGAGATCCTCGACCACTGGGCGCGCATCCCCCTCGACTTCGATCCGGGCACGAAATGGCAGTACAGCAACACCAACTACGTGATCGCGGGGCTGATCGTGGAGAAGGCCGGCGGTATGCCGCTGATGGAATTCCTGAAGCAGCGCATCTTCATCCCCCTGCACATGGAGAGCACCGTCAGCATGCACATCGCAAAAGAGACGCCGGCCGACCCGGTCGGGTACTTGAGGTATGCGCTGGGTCCGCCGCGCCCGGCTCCAAAAGAAGGGAAAGGCTGGATGTTCGCAGCCGGCGAATTGGCGATGACCGCCGCAGACCTGGCGCGCTGGGACATCAGTCTGATGGACCAGAAGCTGCTGAAACCTGCCTCCTACCGGGTGATGGAAACCGAGGTCCGCCTGAAGAATGGCGTGGGCACGCGATACGCGCTCGGTGTGCGCGTTGGGATGGAGCAAGACCACCGTATGCTCTCGCACGGAGGAGAGGTATCGGGCTTTGTGGCGCAGAACGTGGTTTATCCCGACGATCGTGCCGCCGTGGTCGTCCTCACCAACCTCGACGCATCTGCGGCCGCGGGTCAGATCGCCAATAAGATCGGCCCCGTGCTCTTTCCAACCCAAGACAAGAACATGGAAGAGCGGCTGCAACTGGTTCGCAGGGTCTTCGACGGCTTGCAGCACGGGCAGATCGATCGGGCGCTGTTCACCGACAACTGCAATAGCTATTTCACCGACCAGGCGCTCAAGGATTTCGCCGACAGTCTCGGCCCGCTGGGCGCGCCGGAAGATTTCAAGCAGACCTCGCACAGTTTGCGCGGCGGCATGGGCTTCCGCGCCTACACCGTCAAGTTCAAGGGCGGCAAGACGGTTCGCATCACGCTAAGAGATATGCCGGACGGCAAGATCGAGCAGTACCAGCTGATGGCAGCGACAGAATAG
- a CDS encoding phospholipid carrier-dependent glycosyltransferase, whose protein sequence is MSASRRVILTSIVLFAATEALLLIHIQYPEQVNFDEVHYVRAARALLERSSNTNYEHPPLGKYLIAVGIRLMGDRPIGWRLMPTIFGSLTLVGIYLWARLIFRRESTAIWVALLTMVNAFLFVTGRIAMLDVFMFAFTLFGMVAVCALWAAHDKRQSNRLLLIAGLMFGLGMACKWVALAAWAFSLVGIVFVRILQHAGSTLFRARRPDIEEWYTPETFRYVGWGSLVVCLVVLPVIVYSATFVPLRWVPGPNASWSGLVRMQRDIVHAHATVERWHPYSSFWWQWPATRRPMWYAYEADPEDIEYGRGVILLGNPVVMWGGLIALAICLWHWLRDRSRATFFAFAWWAALYFCWTWVPRHLTFYYYYYPAAMTLGIALAYVFQHWGEYRFVRWGQWLLLVLAIVTFIGLYPFLADVRMPTRVMPVG, encoded by the coding sequence TTGAGCGCGTCGCGGCGGGTCATTCTCACCAGCATCGTCCTGTTCGCTGCAACGGAAGCCCTGCTGCTGATCCACATCCAGTACCCCGAGCAAGTGAATTTCGACGAGGTTCACTACGTCAGAGCCGCTCGCGCGTTGCTGGAACGCTCGTCAAACACGAATTATGAACATCCCCCGCTGGGGAAGTACCTCATCGCTGTGGGAATACGCCTGATGGGGGATCGGCCGATCGGTTGGCGCCTGATGCCGACCATTTTCGGCTCGCTCACCCTGGTCGGTATTTACTTGTGGGCACGCCTGATCTTCCGCCGCGAAAGCACCGCGATCTGGGTGGCTCTGCTCACGATGGTGAACGCATTCCTGTTCGTCACCGGGCGTATCGCCATGCTCGACGTGTTCATGTTTGCCTTCACGCTGTTCGGCATGGTCGCCGTGTGCGCGCTGTGGGCCGCACATGATAAGAGACAATCCAACCGCTTGCTCCTGATCGCCGGCCTGATGTTCGGCTTAGGGATGGCCTGCAAGTGGGTGGCGCTGGCGGCGTGGGCGTTCTCGCTGGTTGGGATCGTGTTCGTCCGGATCCTGCAACACGCCGGAAGTACGCTTTTCCGCGCGCGCCGGCCAGACATCGAGGAATGGTACACACCGGAAACTTTTCGCTACGTCGGCTGGGGCTCCCTGGTGGTTTGCCTGGTCGTGCTCCCGGTGATCGTGTACTCGGCAACCTTCGTCCCGCTGCGCTGGGTGCCGGGGCCGAATGCGTCCTGGTCCGGACTGGTGCGCATGCAGCGCGACATCGTGCACGCGCATGCAACGGTGGAGCGGTGGCACCCGTACAGCAGCTTCTGGTGGCAGTGGCCGGCGACGCGGCGCCCGATGTGGTACGCCTACGAGGCCGATCCGGAGGACATCGAGTACGGGCGCGGCGTCATCCTGCTGGGGAATCCGGTGGTGATGTGGGGAGGACTGATCGCGCTGGCGATCTGCCTGTGGCACTGGCTGCGCGACCGCAGCCGCGCCACCTTCTTTGCATTCGCCTGGTGGGCCGCTCTCTACTTTTGTTGGACGTGGGTGCCGCGACACTTGACCTTCTATTACTACTATTACCCGGCCGCCATGACCCTGGGCATTGCCCTCGCGTACGTCTTTCAGCACTGGGGAGAATACCGGTTCGTGCGCTGGGGACAGTGGCTTTTGCTGGTATTAGCGATCGTGACGTTCATCGGCCTGTATCCGTTCCTGGCCGACGTTCGCATGCCAACCCGTGTGATGCCGGTCGGGTAA
- a CDS encoding single-stranded DNA-binding protein produces MAKSVNKVILIGNLGKDPEVKYTPNGTAVAKFSLATNERYKDKEGNWQDRTEWHNITAWQRTAEIAGEYLKKGRTVYIEGRLRTDSWEDKNTHEKKYRTEIVVENLVLLGGGRGEGDEGGGGRSRGAGAGAAAGAAAGAGNVDQRPQHEEASQATGITDEDIPF; encoded by the coding sequence ATGGCCAAGAGCGTCAATAAGGTCATCCTGATCGGAAACCTGGGGAAGGATCCCGAGGTCAAGTACACGCCCAACGGCACGGCCGTGGCGAAATTCAGCCTGGCCACCAACGAGCGCTACAAAGACAAAGAAGGCAACTGGCAGGACCGCACCGAGTGGCACAACATCACGGCCTGGCAACGCACGGCGGAAATCGCCGGCGAGTACCTGAAGAAGGGACGCACGGTGTACATCGAGGGGCGCCTGCGCACCGACTCCTGGGAAGACAAGAACACCCACGAAAAGAAGTACCGCACCGAGATCGTGGTGGAGAACCTGGTGCTGCTGGGCGGCGGACGGGGCGAAGGCGACGAGGGCGGCGGCGGACGGTCGCGCGGCGCCGGGGCCGGGGCCGCCGCCGGAGCCGCCGCCGGAGCCGGCAACGTGGACCAGCGCCCGCAACACGAAGAGGCTTCGCAAGCCACGGGTATCACGGACGAAGATATTCCGTTCTAA
- a CDS encoding YpdA family putative bacillithiol disulfide reductase has product MADPAFDILVIGAGPTGLACAIEAQRAGLRAVCVDKGCLVNSLFHYPANMTFFTTPELLEIGDIPFPTAHQKPTRQEALEYYRKVAEHYRLDVRQYQLVGRISGSDGDFHIHTVDRHGRPHEYLARKLVVATGYYDLPNLMGIPGEKLPHVFHYYREPHPYYDCDVIVIGGKNSAAIAALELWRHGARVTLVHRGPGMSPSVKYWIKPDVENRIKSGEVTAYFSSQVVEIRPDCVRVQAPEGEVTRKADFVFALTGYHPDFDFLRSLGVEITSDDCRPKCDPQTLESNVPGIYLAGVVIAGSRTSEIFIENGRFHGRQIAVDAAAKLGG; this is encoded by the coding sequence ATGGCTGACCCCGCTTTCGACATCTTAGTCATCGGTGCCGGGCCCACTGGCCTGGCCTGCGCCATCGAGGCGCAGCGCGCCGGACTGCGCGCCGTCTGCGTGGACAAGGGCTGCCTGGTGAATTCGCTTTTTCACTACCCGGCCAACATGACCTTCTTCACCACGCCGGAGCTGCTCGAGATCGGCGACATCCCTTTTCCCACGGCGCACCAGAAGCCCACGCGCCAGGAAGCGCTCGAATACTACCGAAAGGTCGCGGAACACTACCGGCTCGACGTTCGCCAGTACCAGCTGGTGGGCCGGATCTCCGGCAGCGACGGCGACTTCCACATCCACACCGTGGACCGCCATGGCCGCCCCCACGAGTACCTTGCCCGCAAGCTGGTTGTGGCCACCGGGTACTACGATCTGCCCAATCTGATGGGCATTCCAGGCGAGAAGCTACCGCACGTTTTCCATTACTACCGCGAGCCCCATCCCTACTATGACTGCGACGTGATCGTGATTGGAGGCAAAAACTCGGCCGCCATCGCGGCGCTGGAACTGTGGCGCCACGGCGCCCGGGTCACTCTGGTGCATCGCGGCCCCGGCATGAGTCCCAGCGTCAAGTACTGGATCAAGCCCGATGTCGAGAACCGTATCAAGAGCGGGGAGGTCACGGCCTATTTCAGCAGCCAGGTGGTGGAGATCCGCCCCGACTGCGTGCGTGTGCAGGCCCCCGAGGGGGAAGTCACGCGAAAGGCCGACTTCGTCTTCGCCCTGACCGGCTACCATCCCGATTTTGATTTTCTGCGCAGCCTGGGCGTGGAGATCACCTCCGACGACTGCCGGCCCAAGTGCGATCCGCAGACCCTGGAGAGCAATGTCCCCGGCATTTACCTGGCTGGTGTGGTCATCGCAGGCTCCCGGACGAGCGAGATCTTCATCGAGAATGGCCGTTTCCACGGCCGCCAGATCGCTGTGGACGCGGCCGCGAAACTGGGTGGCTGA
- the fumC gene encoding class II fumarate hydratase: MTNTRVESDSMGTIEVPSNVYWGAQTQRSLLHFNIGRDTMPPELIRAFGILKKACALVNQDLGKLPADKAKLVVQAADEVIAGKLNDQFPLRIWQTGSGTQTNMNVNEVISNRAIELAGGEMGSKKPVHPNDHVNMSQSSNDTFPAAMHIAAAERVQRALIPAIQTVADAIKDKAKQFNDVVKIGRTHLQDAVPLTLGQEFGGWASLLERDIARLKQVLEGLYDLAIGGTAVGTGLNTHPEFAERAAKKIAELTGLPFRSHPNKFAALSAHDEIVFAQGALETTAASFMKISNDIRWLASGPRCGLGELSIPENEPGSSIMPGKVNPTQCEAMTMVCAQVHGATAAVGFAGTQGNFELNVFKPVMIYNFLHSVTLITDACHGYVEFMIKGIDVDKAKVDWYVKNSLMLVTALAPKIGYDKAAKVAHTAHVEHSSLREAAVKLGYLTGEEFDQLVKPEKMTHP, from the coding sequence ATGACCAACACACGCGTCGAATCGGACAGCATGGGCACCATCGAGGTGCCGTCGAACGTTTATTGGGGCGCGCAAACGCAGCGATCGCTGCTGCACTTCAACATCGGCCGCGACACGATGCCGCCGGAGCTGATCCGGGCCTTCGGCATCCTGAAAAAAGCCTGTGCCCTGGTCAACCAGGACCTGGGCAAGCTGCCCGCCGACAAGGCCAAGCTGGTCGTGCAGGCGGCCGACGAGGTCATCGCCGGCAAGCTCAACGACCAGTTCCCGCTACGCATCTGGCAGACCGGCAGCGGCACCCAGACCAACATGAACGTGAACGAGGTCATCTCCAACCGCGCCATCGAGCTGGCCGGAGGCGAGATGGGCTCCAAGAAACCGGTGCACCCCAACGACCACGTCAATATGTCGCAGTCGTCGAACGACACCTTCCCCGCCGCCATGCACATCGCCGCGGCGGAGCGGGTGCAGAGGGCGCTGATCCCGGCCATCCAGACGGTGGCGGATGCGATCAAGGACAAGGCGAAGCAATTCAACGACGTGGTCAAGATCGGGCGCACCCACTTGCAGGACGCCGTACCCCTCACCCTGGGACAGGAGTTCGGCGGGTGGGCCAGCCTGCTGGAGCGCGACATCGCGCGCCTGAAGCAGGTGCTCGAGGGCCTCTACGACCTGGCCATCGGCGGCACGGCGGTGGGCACCGGGCTGAATACCCATCCGGAATTCGCCGAGCGCGCGGCGAAGAAGATCGCGGAGCTGACCGGTCTTCCCTTCCGCTCGCATCCCAACAAGTTCGCGGCGCTGTCGGCGCATGACGAAATCGTGTTCGCGCAGGGCGCGCTGGAGACCACCGCGGCATCGTTCATGAAGATCTCGAACGACATCCGCTGGCTGGCCTCGGGCCCGCGCTGCGGGCTGGGCGAGCTCAGCATTCCGGAAAACGAGCCGGGCTCTTCCATCATGCCGGGCAAGGTGAACCCGACGCAGTGTGAGGCGATGACCATGGTCTGCGCGCAGGTGCACGGCGCCACGGCTGCGGTCGGCTTCGCCGGCACGCAGGGCAATTTCGAGCTTAACGTCTTCAAGCCGGTGATGATCTACAACTTCCTGCACTCGGTGACGCTGATCACCGACGCCTGCCACGGCTACGTCGAGTTCATGATCAAAGGCATCGACGTGGACAAGGCCAAGGTGGACTGGTACGTGAAGAACTCGCTCATGCTGGTGACCGCGCTGGCGCCCAAGATCGGATACGATAAGGCGGCGAAAGTGGCACACACGGCGCACGTCGAGCACAGCAGCCTGCGTGAGGCCGCAGTGAAGCTGGGCTACCTGACGGGCGAGGAATTCGACCAACTGGTCAAACCGGAAAAGATGACGCACCCGTAA
- the cyaY gene encoding iron donor protein CyaY: protein MDEQDFRRKADAALESLKRSLMAAEDQADIEVEDQAGALHICFEDPPAKFVISPQSATGQIWISALSTSFKLDWSDAANDFVFTKTGERLKALMARLINEQLGEQAVTLT, encoded by the coding sequence ATGGACGAGCAGGATTTCCGGCGCAAGGCCGATGCAGCCCTGGAGTCGCTGAAGCGCAGCCTGATGGCGGCTGAGGACCAGGCCGACATCGAAGTGGAAGATCAGGCCGGGGCGCTGCACATCTGCTTCGAAGACCCGCCGGCGAAGTTCGTCATCTCGCCGCAGTCGGCGACCGGACAGATATGGATCTCCGCACTCTCCACCAGCTTCAAGCTTGACTGGTCGGATGCGGCCAACGATTTTGTCTTCACCAAGACGGGCGAGCGGCTAAAGGCCCTGATGGCGCGGCTGATCAACGAGCAGCTCGGCGAGCAGGCGGTCACGCTGACTTGA
- a CDS encoding FecR family protein, whose amino-acid sequence MKTTTGHSICYQALALILCYLLSPLSTFAVPQGAPGGSAQSAGQITALIPTATRNSAPAKVKDDVHWNDLIKTERSGRARIGLTDGSILSVGSNSELKIVQHDANSQQTQLELNYGKLRSRVVAITKPGGKFEVKTPNAVAGVVGTDYDIEYNPSTGVTTVIVYSGTVIVTGFGQQVIVQAGQMVQITQNGIGTPQPTPPGIQQGSISDTTTDEGGGGGAGGSHFLRNLLIGLGVAIVSVAIGVGTTGSHGEPTQTPTPTGDAAKK is encoded by the coding sequence ATGAAAACGACGACCGGACACAGCATCTGTTACCAAGCCCTCGCACTGATTCTCTGTTATCTGTTGTCGCCGCTCTCGACCTTCGCTGTTCCCCAGGGAGCGCCAGGCGGATCCGCGCAGTCCGCAGGACAGATCACAGCTCTGATCCCCACTGCCACGCGCAACAGCGCCCCGGCCAAGGTCAAGGACGACGTTCACTGGAACGATCTCATCAAGACCGAGCGCTCGGGCCGCGCCCGCATCGGTCTGACCGACGGCTCCATCTTGAGCGTCGGCTCCAACAGCGAGCTCAAGATCGTGCAGCACGACGCGAACTCGCAGCAGACCCAGCTCGAGCTGAACTACGGCAAGCTCCGCAGCCGCGTGGTCGCGATTACCAAGCCCGGTGGCAAGTTCGAGGTCAAGACTCCGAACGCGGTGGCCGGGGTCGTCGGCACTGACTACGACATCGAATACAACCCCTCGACCGGTGTCACGACCGTGATCGTTTACAGCGGGACAGTGATCGTGACCGGTTTTGGCCAGCAGGTGATCGTGCAGGCCGGACAGATGGTGCAGATCACCCAAAACGGGATCGGCACGCCGCAGCCCACTCCTCCCGGCATCCAGCAGGGGAGCATTTCTGACACCACCACCGACGAAGGCGGCGGGGGCGGGGCGGGCGGTTCTCACTTCCTGCGCAATCTCTTGATCGGTCTGGGTGTCGCGATCGTCAGCGTGGCCATCGGCGTCGGTACGACCGGAAGCCACGGCGAGCCGACCCAGACTCCCACTCCGACCGGCGATGCGGCTAAGAAATAA